The sequence GTGCTGACATTTAAACCTTGTGGGCTGGGTGCATCGTTAGCATGACAGCTCGTCTCAACAATGTGTGTTAGTTTAGTCAGATCCTTCCACCAAAACACTGGAAGGATCTTTAAAAACCTTAAGTGGGAAATGAAGCCTGAACAATCCTGTGTAAGTGATGTCAGACATGTTGTGTTGGCCTGTAACTGCAGGACACTTTATTGTTGTTGACCTACAGTAAAAACAGCcttcctgttttgtgtgttttagttaCAGACTTAATGTAAATATCATGTTTTCTGAAAGATGTTAATCCATTAATTGTGTCATCCTTCAtgaaaaaacaggatttttggGTCCAGCTTCATGTTTATGAGGATTTTCCATTTGGTctgaacatgaacaaaaaacaagaggTTTGCTGCTGTTGGTCTGCAGATGTTCTTCAGGAGTCAAGTGTGACTGTACCGCGTTGTATTTTTAGGCCTTTTAACACGGTGGAGCGAAAGGCGTCTTATGGGGTCATCGACTGCGATCAAAACCGGAGGGAGGTGATCGTGAGGACAGGGGGCCTGAACGACAAAGCCTCACGAAAGACCTACACGTTTGACATGGTgagtggctgcagcagctcagcagtGCTCTGGCACTTGGTTTATACAGCTGTGATGGAGTGATGGTTCACAAAGCtcctttaaagctgcagttaTTAATCAGATACTGGCATCTCTCCTTCCTGTTTCCTGACGCTCCGACGTGACACCACACCACCATGCGTCTTTAATAAATGACTAAAGCAGCTACTCTGTTTGATCATGACGTTGTGCAGATGAAATTTAAACTGGTTTTGTATTTGAACCCTATTTTTCCTCAGGTGTTTGGTCCAGCTGCAAAACAGATCGACGTGTACAGGAGCGTCGTTTGCCCTATTCTGGACGAAGTCATCATGGGATACAACTGCACTGTTTTTGCGTAAGTGTGATGCAGATTTTCAGTCAACAGATAGTCACATCAGCCAAACTCTGTGTCTGGGAGTTTACTGgtaaaaatgaatgatttgaaatgaaaactattttttGCTTCAGTTATGAGTCTGTCCCCTCTCTACTGTCTTGTCCAGCTATGGTCAGACCGGAACAGGAAAGACCTTCAccatggagggagagaggagtcCAGATGAGCAGTTCACATGGGAGGATGTGAGTGTTTAGTCTGGATGTAGTTTCTGGAACTGGTGTTAACAGTAGTGGAACCCATGTTGCTAATTAACAAGTTAAATGACCCGACTAACACAAACAATCAACACTTCCTCATGTTTGTGCTGTTAGGACCCTCTGGCCGGCATCATCCCCAGGACTCTGCACCAGATCTTTGAGAAGCTTTCTGAGAACGGCACCGAGTTCTCCGTCAAAGTGTCCCTGCTGGAGATCTACAACGAGGAGCTGTTTGACCTGCTCGCCCCCAGCGAGGACGTGAGCGAGCGTCTGCAGCTGTTCGACGACCCGCGCAACAAGGTGCCCATCAGCCCCGGTTGTCCCAGCGAAATAAACGTGCTGATCTCAGTAATGGTCCTGCAGAGCGCCTGCAGATGTTGGTGCATTGTGTTGACGTTTGTTTCTGTGACTCCTCTGTTCTAACTGCTGTGCCGGCTCCTGCAGCGCGGCGTGGTGGTGAAGGGTCTGGAGGAGGTGACGGTTCATAATAAAGATGAAGTTTATGAGATCCTGGAGCgaggagcagccaaaaggaggACTGCCTCCACGCTGATGAACGCCTACTCCAGGTACACGTGAAGTTTCCtcaggcagcagctgctgagcaGCATATTGAACAGAATAtttttgtctgtactgtgttgCAGCCGTTCGTTCACCAGGTGCTTATTTCACACTTACTTGTGTTTCACGTTTGTAGTCGCTCGCACTCCGTGTTCTCGGTCACCATTCACATGAAGGAGGTCACTCTGGATGGAGAGGAGCTGGTGAAGATCGGCAAACTCAATCTGGTACTAATCCTCTGTTAAACTTTAAAGTAGAACTCGGTGTATTTGTGGTACTTTTCCGTAAGTAAATACTCAAGGAAGTCTCTAGGTAATATCTCCTCAAACACAGAGTAGTAGCCTGAAGTGAAGTAATCAGAGCTGTAGAGCTGTTGATCAATagcaggaggaggatgagatTTTCTGTAGTTTCTTTATGTAAAGACATAAATGactgatgttttaaatgtcacttcCTCTCTggaaatgtgtgaatgtttttttttttttttttttttttaagtgtgtgaAAGCCTTTTTTTAGTTTCATCAGAAATGAATCTGCagataaatattaaatgattgTGTTGGCTAAAATAACAGCTTTTGTTGGTTCATCATTTTCGAAGTGGAACAAGGtctaaaaatctgaaaaagaaaagaacaactTCATGTTTCCATGTGGTAAATGGGCGTAaacctcctcctctccaggtGGATCTCGCCGGCAGTGAGAACATCGGACGCTCTGGAGCCGTGGACAAACGAGCTCGTGAGGCGGGAAACATCAACCAGTCTCTGCTGACGCTGGGCAGAGTGATCACTGCTCTGGTGGAGAAAAGGCCTCATATCCCGTACAGGTGCACTCCCTCTTCATCTGTCCAATCACAGAGAAGAACGGAAACCCGCCTCCCCTGAATAATACAGGATATATATAGGGAGAATACCAGGTGGTGTGTTTTAGATTGTCAGTGCCCTCTGGTGGACAGACTTGGAGATGATTACACCCTTTGTAAATGACCTCAGGCTGTGTTGGGTGTTTGCATGATGCATCTTCTCATACAGGTCTCTGCGAGCTGATATGTCAGTCTATCTATAATTACTGCACATTCTTCCCACAGAGAGTCAAAGCTGACCAGAATCCTGCAGGACTCGCTGGGAGGACGAACAAAAACCTCCATCATCGCCACTGTGTCGCCTTCCTCCAGCAACCTGGAAGTATGTTCAGCTGTCTCTGTGAAAACGTGCTCATGGCCTCTTctagagagagaaaatgggCTTATTGTTATCCCATCTTGGTTGGTGGCTTATTATTTAGATGACTGTGATTCTTCTCTCTGTGCAGGAGACTCTGAGCACCCTCGAATATGCCAGCAGGGCCAAGAACATCATGAACAAGCCTGAGGTCAACCAGAAACTCACCAAGAGGACGCTCATCAAGGTCTGGACTTTGAGTCTagctttacttttacttttcactGCTCTTCAGAACAAATAGTTTGGTGTCAGTGTAAAATGAGCTCAGGCCCCCAAGACATTTAAGGACACGCTGACTTGGTTCTGTCTGTTCAGGAGTACACGGAGGAGATCGAGCGTCTGAAGCGAGACCTGGCTGCCACTCGAGAAAAGAACGGAGTTTACCTGTCAGCAGAAAACTACGAGTAGGTCACAAGTTTTATTAGTGTCACAGTGTGTCTTTTATAAATGAATCaccaaaataaagtaaaaacatcTACTGTCAGCTCTGAGCTGCAAAGGAGGAATTACAGATGTACCAGGTTTGACCATCATAGAAatataacagtattttttttaaatgaagctaCATCATCACCAGCTGCATCATAGGTTGTGTGTCATGTAACAGATACGAACTGTGTGTTTGCGTTTAAGGAGTATGATGAGTCAGCTCACCAGTACTGAGGAGCAGGCGGTGGAGTACACTGACCGGATTGCTGTCATGGAGGAGGAGATCAGGAAGGTATTAGAGCCAGATGTTTCAGGGTGTGGTTTGTAAAGCCGACCTCTACGTGCTGAGCAACAAACAGTCAGACATGAGCTGCTcaacatttagcagctgaagagccaGAGATTGTACCACACCCAGAGCTCAAAgtgagggaacactgggctgaggCTCAGTAGGGGGACTGTGTGGGACCAGCATGTTGGtctgtggctgctgcagctgggaATAAGAATCTGTTTGCAGACACATCAATTTAACACTGAGTTAATGTTGTGTCCAAACTggtttctgcaggtttttaGATGGATCATGCAGGTTTGAGCACGTGAGACAAGCATCTAATGAAGCATGTTAGACCCGTATAGTGTTGACCTGTGGTTTATTATAGCTACTGCTCCAGGTAGTCTCACATTTTCTGCCCCTGTGCAGGTGACAGAGCTGTTTGTGGACAATAAAACCAGACTGGAGCAGTGCACTGTGGACCTGGATGAGAAGAAGCAGAGGTGAGGATTGTTGTTACATGTTGTTACACGTTGTTACAATCAGACTGCAGGTGCAGATCTGGTCTAAACTGAGGTTTTCTGTGCTGACTTGAGGCTGGAGGAGGTGAGCCGAGACCTGCGGCAGACCAAAGAGAAGCTGAGTGAGGAGGAGTTTATCTGTGCCGAGCTCAGCTCAGCCCAGGAAAATCTGTACAAcactgctgggcaggtgagggCATGTTGACTGATGTAACACTGAGCTCCTAAACTTTCACTTAGCGACAGGATGAGCGCTTACGTTTCTATGGAATGATTGGTTTGGTTTCCCATTCAGCTGGTCTGTGGTCAAAGATTTGTGTTACTGTGGGTTTTAACTGTGGTTCTTTCCTCCCTCAGCTGCTGAGTACGGCGGACAGCAGCACCAACGACGTGTCGGGTCTCCATGACAAGCTGGACAGGAAGAACAAGGTCACACTAAATGATTGTGTCTGACTGGCAGCATCACATCAGGCTGCCCCCTCAAAAATTTAGCAATAATTTAGCTTCTTAGCTTCGTCATGTTTTGTGACCTGGATTGTCGATCGCAGGTGGAGCAGCACAACAGGCACATCCAGCAGAGTTTTGCTGAGCGGATGGAGGGAGCGTTCAGCACCATGCAGCGGTGTGTCCAACAGCAGGGGGCAAAACACTGCGACATGCTGAGCAGCTACTCACAGGCCATTGGTACGAGCTCAGAGCTGCGCCACAGTAGGAACAAACACCCTGGTGGTGCACGGGTTTTCTTTAGTGTTTGAATGTCCACCAATAAGATTTACTGTTTATACTTTGAAAATAAACAAGGCTCTGATTCCTGCTGTCAGTGAATATCCTCAGGAAGTTCAATGGCAGACTGGTTTAAAGAGAAGGCCTGTGATGGCTGAAGTTGCTACGTGTCAGGAGACAATGGCCTTTAGACGAAACAATAAAATAGAGTTTTTAACCTTCTCTCTTCCTATACAGATGGTTTGCTTGTGACGAACGAGGCGGCTCAGAAAGGAGCTCTTGGCACCTTACAGTCGGTCATGGGGTGCGTCGGGCAGCTGGTGGCGTCGGGCGTTACTCGCTGCCAGGAGAAGGTGCAGCAGGCGGTGCTCTGTGTGCAGGACAAGGAGggtgtgctgcagctgctggtgaGGACAGTTACACAGGAGGAGGGATTTTGAAGGATGGTGTTGACTGGGCTGCACACTATTAGAGTAGGACACATGCTGGAGATGATCAGACAATATCTCCTCCATTTCTCCCACCTTTTATCAGATTTGTCAATTCGAGGTCTAATAGATAAAGTAATACCTTTAACTTTATCGTCATGGGctgatttcagtttcttttgtCTGCGTGTAGGAAGAGCACCAGCAGCACATGGAGGAGGTCTTGACGGTTCAGACTCTGATGGGCTTATCGGCCATCAGGGAGCTCAGCGACACTCTGAGAGCCACAGTGGAGACGCAGCGAGCTCTGGCTGATGAGGTTAGTGCCCTTTGAACTGCTGTTTCCACTGTGTTCTTCTCATGTGACTGatcatttaaaagtaaaaagtttcTATATCATTGGTCACAGCTGACCATCAGACCTCTGCTAAACATTTGGGTCCTCATCTCTCCTTCCTGCAGGTGGAGGCGATGAAGGGGattggtgtgtttttcagcGGCTTGGTCCAGGAGATGGCGGGGCTGCGAGAGGCCACCGTGCAGGGTCTGACCGCCCTGCAGGCTGAAAGCGACAAGCTGGAGAGCAACATCAGGCAGGCGCAGGAGAGACAGCAGAAGGTCTGTCACTTTAAGACCAAGTACTGTCACACCTACAGTTCTTCAAATTTCTCAGTGCAGGGTTCTCCCTCTGTCCAGACCGACTGAATGCAGCTCCTTTTGGAGCCAGCTtggtgttttggtgtttcccacctgaaaagagaaaaaaaccaCAAGAGACTTTGTCATTGTCCTTGTTTCACTGAGAGCAAAGGTCTCTGCTAAATCAGCCTTCAAACACTGCAGACGAAAACTCTGTAGTGGCTGAGTTGAGAGTAGTTCTCCATTGTCTCAGAGCTGGTATCCACGTGCTCAGACTCTGGGTCCATTAATTAATCAATCAGTGGTTCCACACTAAATCATTAATGTGTCTGGCTGTGTCAGAGTATGAAGCAGACCATGCAGTTCCTGCAGGACCAGCTCAGCCTGATGACTATGGAAGCCCAGAAGGACTACACTGATGTGCACTCTGCCTCCCGAGCGCTGCAGGAACCTTTACAGAGCCTCCAGGAGAACGTCAGCAGGTGAGTCTGATGTGTCAGGTGAAACGTGTGCAGACCAGAGTGGGTATCCACTGGGATGCATGACTGGTCAGATTCTCTGACTGACTGGTCCATCATGCGATGGTGTGATCCCATGATGTTTATGTTGTCACACCTGCTTATGGAAAAGTGGAGAAAGGTTTTCCAGAACGACGACACAAATCCTTTGTCACATTTAAGGTCATTTCTGTTGCAAAAGCTAAAAAGAGAAATTGAGAATTTTAATTCAGCAAATCATTATCACCAccttcttttgtgtgtgtgcagcagttACAGTACAATAGAGTGTCGGGCCTCAGCTCAGGCAGACCTCATCCCAGCTACCAGCTCCACCCTTGCCACCTCGCTGCGTCTGAACGCCGACGAGAGCCAGAATACCGTGGAGGAGATGACGAGCTGCTGCTCCCACCTCCACAGCTCTGTGTCCGGTACAACAGACTTCTTTAAACATTCACCCCACAGCTGTGGTTGGttcagtgtgtgttactgatgACGCTGTGCGTTTGGCTGCAGGCCTGGTGGACCGTGACCTCGAGTGGAGCTCCAGAGTCAGGGAGCATACAGACTTTAAAGTCCAGGAGCACCTCTCCCTGCTGGGGCAGGTTTCAGCTGAAGCTCAGACTCAGCAACAGGTAAAAATGGAATTTCACAGGAATTTTACTATAAaagctaaaaactaaaaaatactgcaaatgaACAGTGATGTTCACTGCTACAAATGGCCTGTTGAGATGTTGGTTCAGTCACCATGAGGAACTTACTGAAGTTTCTCTAATTTCTTCAGGTTTATTTATACCCCAGTTTGTTCGTGACCTAGTGAAACCTCAGAGCCCTGGCAGGTGGTTCTTGCTCTAACTTGTTTGGATTCTGATGCTCCGTGTCTTGCAGAGCGTGGAGGTAATGCTCAGCGAGCAGCTTAAGGCAGCTGAGGAGGAGCTGGCCAGTCGTCAGGAGGAGGTGAAGGGGGCTCTGGTGACCATGCAGGACCAGACTTCTCAGAACCGGGCTCTCATGGACCAGCAGCGGGCTGAGCTCCAGGAACACATGGAGGCGAGCCAACAGCTGGTCCATGGCTTCCTGCAGGACGAGCTGCAACAGGATGTTCCCACTGGTAAATGATTCAACTTGTCCTGTTTGTCActggttttatattaaaatttgtgTCTGTTGCTGATTCAGTGAAGTGTTTTCCTTTTATGGCGCCAAAATGCCATTCAGGCCGAGCCTCATGTGTTACTGAGTCACAAACCAGGTCTGCTGTTGCCTTCAGGTGTGACCCCTCAGCGGCGGGAGTTTGTGTATCCCAGGAATCTGGCGACGGTGCGGAGCCGCAGCGAGATGCTGGAGAGCCTGAGGAAAAcgcaggaggagctgcagaccGCCCTGGTGTTGGAGGAGCTGGATGAGGACGACGACGACAAACACAGCCAGGTCGGTCACATTATTCGCCGTGTGTAACTTGGTGACAGCTTCTACGTCGGCACAGTGCAGCTTGTGTTTTTACTGAATTACTCGTAAACTGGAACTTTGTTTACGCTGATTAAGAGACGGTGAGATGAAAACTCAGAAGCTGGTTGCATTAACATTAATCTTACTGCATGTTACAAATGCACAGCATCACATTTTCATCAGTGCTGTGAGATGATGGGTTTcccttttctccattttcatgTTGCCCTTGTTGTCTTGCGTAGTCCTCCCTGGAGGACGAGCTGAGTAATGAAAGTTTGGCCACGGAGCCGTCCTTCATAGATGAGAACCTCGTGTTCAATGAGACCAAACGGCGTCCCTTCTTCAAGGTGAGCAGTGAAAATCTTTAACCAGTCTGGATGGTttacatctgctgctgctgctgaaatggGATTTGTACAGAGGAACATCTGGCATTTGACTTCTTTCAAATGAAACCAGGAACAGTAGTTGTCAATGACATGATTATTAATGACTCGATGTTTTTGTAATGTCTCCTTTCCAGCAGAAGAAAGGTGGAAAGAAAGAGTCCAAAATCCCCACCAGGACAAAGGCTTCAGAAAGTGAGGACTCAACACCAGTGAAATCCAGAGCACCACTCCGCTGTCAGAACTAAAACTacttatttttaatgatttcttctttttactgtgttttattcTTCATAATATTAATCATCAGTTTGTCCTCTAAATGTTTTGTCTCCTGAAATCTGTCTTTGCATtttgttcttaaaaaaaaaataaagttttctgcttattttatACAGTTCGTTTATTAATTCCAGAGTTCAAGTACAAACAATGTTATTGGAGTTAGACACAGTTAGTGATGTTGATCCAAGATGAGGAACCAAAACTCAAtgaaaccttttaaaaaaagcaacaggATCTGTCACAATCCCACACTTTTATTAAAGTGGGTGAATAATGTGTTTCCTAAAAGCTGAAGTACAATGGGAGTCTGAACGAGCTGCATCATGTGCAACTCAAACACTGCTCTACTGTCATCACTTTCATTTAACTTGTCGCTCTGTTACATAAATAGTCTTTAGCTTTTGTCATGTCACAGGAAACCGTTTTAGATGTGCTGTAATTGACCACATATCTTTTTATACCAATGCAACTTGTTATGGAGGTGCAGTTCAAAGAGCCTCTCTGACTGGCCTCATAAACAGCTTTACCCAGAAACATCTGAGAAGTTCAGTGAAAATGTCCAGACAAGAAAAGTGCAGGGTAAATGGGAAACACTGGTTTAGTCTGTAACAATGGACTTCATTCTCTTTTTGTTTATCATGTTTGTTGTGGGAAATCCAAATCAGAAAAGCAACCAGCACAGTTAAAGTACATTACCACTGTTACTCATTCCTGTCTTCAAATAAGTGAAGTGCAGTGTTATATAAGATGCAAGTGCATAAATATCCTGTGGTGGCAACATGGGAAAGTACCAAACTTTTAACGTGATTTTCGTCATGGTGCAACCTAtgaataattaattcattatgtACAGATACATGTACAGATATAAAcacaacagtccagagcaacggagagtgtggaaaagaagtgaagagacgtgtgcgagcaggttggaacgggtggaggaaagtgtcaggtgtgatgtgtgacaaaagagtgtcagcaagaatgaaaggaaaggtggacaagacagtggtgagaccagcaatgttgtctggtttagagacggtggcactgagacaaagacaggaggcagagctggaggtagcagagctgaagatgttgaggttctctctgggagtgacgaggatggataggatcaggaatgaggacatcagagggacagctcatgttagatggtttggagaaaaagccagggaagccagattgagatggtttggacatgttcagaggagggacagtgaatacattggtaaaaggatgctgaggttagagctgccaggaaggaggcctagaggaagaccgaagaggaggttcttggatgtagtgaaggaggacatgaggatagttggtgtgggtgaggaggatacagaggatagggttaaatggaggcagatgattggctgtggtgacccctgaagggagcagcccaaaggagaagaagtaCAGACATAAACATGTACAGATATAAACACATGTATACAGACATAAATCTATAACGTTAAcattatatataacatatacagCTGGCCTTGCTTAAACGATTCCAAACGTTTAACCGAATATTAGGCgtcatttctctctttcctaTTTTCAGTCTAAGTCTAATttaattattgttatttaattattctaatatttataatatatataatatataattattctAAGCTTTTCCTCTTTAGAGCCAAACACATGGTAACTACGGTGCTGGGTCAACATTACTTATACTATCGGTTATCGATTTAAAAATAATCGATTTTGATCCATTCACTAACAGAAATTGTGACGTGTTGACGTCATACGCCGAGAACGTCTCTCTGTCACGTGAACGACGTGTTACGTCACAAACAACCGCTTAGCAGGAAGAGAAGGGTGTTGGCGCATTTGGTTGGGTGAGCTAGCAGTTTCGGTTTTCTGCTGTTCGGGTCGACAATCTGTCGATCCTGTTTATGTTTGCG is a genomic window of Mastacembelus armatus chromosome 15, fMasArm1.2, whole genome shotgun sequence containing:
- the kif11 gene encoding kinesin-like protein KIF11 isoform X2, with translation MSSGSLVKRDEKGRNIQVVVRCRPFNTVERKASYGVIDCDQNRREVIVRTGGLNDKASRKTYTFDMVFGPAAKQIDVYRSVVCPILDEVIMGYNCTVFAYGQTGTGKTFTMEGERSPDEQFTWEDDPLAGIIPRTLHQIFEKLSENGTEFSVKVSLLEIYNEELFDLLAPSEDVSERLQLFDDPRNKRGVVVKGLEEVTVHNKDEVYEILERGAAKRRTASTLMNAYSSRSHSVFSVTIHMKEVTLDGEELVKIGKLNLVDLAGSENIGRSGAVDKRAREAGNINQSLLTLGRVITALVEKRPHIPYRESKLTRILQDSLGGRTKTSIIATVSPSSSNLEETLSTLEYASRAKNIMNKPEVNQKLTKRTLIKEYTEEIERLKRDLAATREKNGVYLSAENYESMMSQLTSTEEQAVEYTDRIAVMEEEIRKVTELFVDNKTRLEQCTVDLDEKKQRLEEVSRDLRQTKEKLSEEEFICAELSSAQENLYNTAGQLLSTADSSTNDVSGLHDKLDRKNKVEQHNRHIQQSFAERMEGAFSTMQRCVQQQGAKHCDMLSSYSQAIDGLLVTNEAAQKGALGTLQSVMGCVGQLVASGVTRCQEKVQQAVLCVQDKEGVLQLLEEHQQHMEEVLTVQTLMGLSAIRELSDTLRATVETQRALADEVEAMKGIGVFFSGLVQEMAGLREATVQGLTALQAESDKLESNIRQAQERQQKSMKQTMQFLQDQLSLMTMEAQKDYTDVHSASRALQEPLQSLQENVSSSYSTIECRASAQADLIPATSSTLATSLRLNADESQNTVEEMTSCCSHLHSSVSGLVDRDLEWSSRVREHTDFKVQEHLSLLGQVSAEAQTQQQSVEVMLSEQLKAAEEELASRQEEVKGALVTMQDQTSQNRALMDQQRAELQEHMEASQQLVHGFLQDELQQDVPTGVTPQRREFVYPRNLATVRSRSEMLESLRKTQEELQTALVLEELDEDDDDKHSQSSLEDELSNESLATEPSFIDENLVFNETKRRPFFKKKGGKKESKIPTRTKASESEDSTPVKSRAPLRCQN
- the kif11 gene encoding kinesin-like protein KIF11 isoform X1; translation: MSSGSLVKRDEKGRNIQVVVRCRPFNTVERKASYGVIDCDQNRREVIVRTGGLNDKASRKTYTFDMVFGPAAKQIDVYRSVVCPILDEVIMGYNCTVFAYGQTGTGKTFTMEGERSPDEQFTWEDDPLAGIIPRTLHQIFEKLSENGTEFSVKVSLLEIYNEELFDLLAPSEDVSERLQLFDDPRNKRGVVVKGLEEVTVHNKDEVYEILERGAAKRRTASTLMNAYSSRSHSVFSVTIHMKEVTLDGEELVKIGKLNLVDLAGSENIGRSGAVDKRAREAGNINQSLLTLGRVITALVEKRPHIPYRESKLTRILQDSLGGRTKTSIIATVSPSSSNLEETLSTLEYASRAKNIMNKPEVNQKLTKRTLIKEYTEEIERLKRDLAATREKNGVYLSAENYESMMSQLTSTEEQAVEYTDRIAVMEEEIRKVTELFVDNKTRLEQCTVDLDEKKQRLEEVSRDLRQTKEKLSEEEFICAELSSAQENLYNTAGQLLSTADSSTNDVSGLHDKLDRKNKVEQHNRHIQQSFAERMEGAFSTMQRCVQQQGAKHCDMLSSYSQAIDGLLVTNEAAQKGALGTLQSVMGCVGQLVASGVTRCQEKVQQAVLCVQDKEGVLQLLEEHQQHMEEVLTVQTLMGLSAIRELSDTLRATVETQRALADEVEAMKGIGVFFSGLVQEMAGLREATVQGLTALQAESDKLESNIRQAQERQQKSMKQTMQFLQDQLSLMTMEAQKDYTDVHSASRALQEPLQSLQENVSSSYSTIECRASAQADLIPATSSTLATSLRLNADESQNTVEEMTSCCSHLHSSVSGLVDRDLEWSSRVREHTDFKVQEHLSLLGQVSAEAQTQQQSVEVMLSEQLKAAEEELASRQEEVKGALVTMQDQTSQNRALMDQQRAELQEHMEASQQLVHGFLQDELQQDVPTGVTPQRREFVYPRNLATVRSRSEMLESLRKTQEELQTALVLEELDEDDDDKHSQSSLEDELSNESLATEPSFIDENLVFNETKRRPFFKQKKGGKKESKIPTRTKASESEDSTPVKSRAPLRCQN